One window of Nostoc sp. C052 genomic DNA carries:
- the argF gene encoding ornithine carbamoyltransferase, producing the protein MAALLGRDLLSLVDISPIELQELLELAAQLKSQQLKLQCNKVLGLLFSKASTRTRVSFTVAMYQLGGQVIDLNPNVTQVSRGEPLQDTARVLDRYLDILAIRTFAQQDLETFAEYAKIPVINALTDAEHPCQVLADLLTIQESFDTLAGLTLTYVGDGNNMANSLMLGCALVGMNVRIATPKGYEPDSRIVEQARAIANRKTEVLLTHDPELAAKGSAVLYTDVWASMGQEAEADNRMPIFQPYQISEQLLSLADPEAIVLHCLPAHRGEEITEEVIEGSQSRVWEQAENRLHAQKALLASILGAE; encoded by the coding sequence ATGGCAGCACTGCTCGGACGAGATTTATTAAGTTTGGTGGACATTAGTCCAATAGAACTTCAAGAACTTCTGGAATTGGCAGCTCAACTTAAATCACAACAGCTGAAGTTGCAGTGTAATAAAGTTTTGGGGTTGTTGTTCTCCAAAGCTTCGACTCGCACACGGGTAAGTTTTACCGTGGCGATGTACCAATTAGGTGGACAGGTAATCGATCTCAACCCTAATGTCACTCAAGTTAGTCGCGGGGAACCCTTGCAAGATACGGCGCGGGTGTTAGATCGATATTTGGATATTTTGGCAATTCGCACATTTGCCCAGCAAGATTTGGAAACTTTTGCTGAATATGCCAAGATTCCGGTGATTAACGCGCTGACTGATGCAGAACATCCCTGTCAGGTATTAGCGGATTTATTGACGATTCAAGAAAGCTTTGACACCCTTGCTGGGTTAACTTTAACCTACGTGGGTGATGGCAATAATATGGCTAATTCTCTGATGTTGGGCTGTGCTTTAGTGGGGATGAATGTCAGAATTGCTACTCCTAAAGGATATGAGCCAGATTCTAGGATTGTAGAGCAAGCAAGAGCGATCGCTAATCGCAAAACTGAAGTCCTTTTAACTCACGATCCAGAATTAGCCGCTAAGGGATCTGCTGTACTTTATACTGATGTTTGGGCAAGTATGGGACAAGAGGCAGAAGCCGATAACCGAATGCCGATTTTCCAGCCTTACCAAATTTCAGAGCAGCTATTGAGCCTTGCCGATCCAGAAGCAATTGTTTTACACTGCTTACCAGCCCATCGTGGTGAAGAAATTACCGAAGAAGTTATTGAAGGTTCCCAATCACGAGTTTGGGAACAGGCTGAAAATCGCTTGCACGCCCAAAAAGCTTTGCTTGCTAGTATCTTAGGAGCAGAGTAA
- the lexA gene encoding transcriptional repressor LexA yields MERLTEAQQELYEWLAEYIRTHQHSPSIRQMMQAMNLKSPAPIQSRLEHLRTKGYIEWTEGQARTIRILRPVKQGVPILGTIAAGGLIEPFTDAVDHLDFSNFDLPPQTYALRVAGDSMIEDLITDGDVVFLRPVAEPNHLKNGTIVAARVDGFGTTLKRFYRQGDRVTLKPANPKYNPIEVSAIQVQVQGSLIGVWRGYN; encoded by the coding sequence ATGGAACGTCTAACAGAAGCTCAACAAGAACTTTACGAATGGTTGGCAGAATACATTAGAACGCACCAGCATTCGCCTTCGATTCGGCAGATGATGCAAGCGATGAATTTGAAGTCACCAGCACCAATTCAAAGTCGCTTAGAACATTTACGGACTAAAGGATATATAGAATGGACTGAAGGACAAGCGCGAACGATTCGGATTTTGCGTCCTGTGAAGCAAGGTGTACCAATTTTGGGCACGATCGCTGCTGGTGGTTTAATAGAACCGTTTACTGATGCTGTAGATCATTTAGACTTTTCTAATTTCGATTTACCTCCCCAAACTTATGCTTTGCGCGTAGCTGGCGATAGCATGATCGAAGATTTAATTACTGATGGCGATGTGGTATTTCTGCGTCCAGTAGCAGAACCAAATCATTTAAAAAATGGCACTATTGTCGCCGCTAGAGTTGATGGATTTGGTACAACATTAAAACGTTTTTATCGCCAAGGCGATCGCGTCACTCTTAAACCAGCAAATCCCAAGTACAATCCCATTGAAGTCAGCGCTATACAAGTGCAGGTACAAGGTTCACTCATTGGTGTTTGGCGTGGTTACAACTAA
- a CDS encoding DNA phosphorothioation system restriction enzyme: MYLTKNPVLQLPTFRLKLPFARESKGSYYTPQPLPGCPRMPVSLQLRQYQRQAIASWFTNNGRGTLKMATGSGKTITALAIACELYQQINLQVLVVVCPYRHLVTQWARECEKFNLQPILAFENLRTWQSQLSTQIYNLRSGSQRFVTVITTNSTLIGDGFQSQLKYFPAKTLIIGDEAHNLGAPKLEESLPRSVGLRLALSATPERYFDDFGTQSLFDYFGPVLKPEFTLRDAIAQGALVHYLYYPVLVELTEAESIAYLKLTKRIGRSLLYRDRENGDAGSFEDNEDLKPLLMQRARLIGAAENKLNALRDLMITRRETTHTLFYCSDGSQDAGQRSSLRQLKAVAKILGVDLGYKVSTYTAQTTLQEREILRHQFESGELQGLVAIRCLDEGVDIPAIQTAVILSSSGNPRQFIQRRGRVLRPHPGKERATIFDMIVLPPDLDRETIEVERNLLKKELRRFVEFADLADNAGEARMKLLDLQKRYGLLDI, encoded by the coding sequence ATGTACCTGACGAAAAATCCAGTGCTGCAACTGCCCACTTTCCGGTTGAAATTACCGTTTGCAAGGGAAAGTAAGGGCAGTTATTACACTCCGCAACCATTGCCAGGATGCCCAAGAATGCCTGTGTCTCTGCAATTACGGCAATATCAGCGCCAAGCGATCGCTAGCTGGTTTACCAACAATGGCAGAGGGACGCTGAAAATGGCTACTGGTAGTGGTAAAACAATTACCGCATTAGCGATCGCTTGTGAATTATATCAGCAGATTAATTTACAAGTTCTGGTGGTGGTGTGTCCCTATCGCCATCTCGTCACCCAATGGGCGCGAGAATGTGAAAAATTTAATTTGCAACCCATTTTAGCTTTCGAGAATTTACGCACTTGGCAAAGTCAACTTTCTACGCAAATTTATAATCTGCGTTCTGGTTCTCAACGGTTTGTTACTGTCATAACTACGAACTCCACTTTAATTGGAGATGGGTTTCAGTCTCAACTCAAATATTTTCCCGCCAAAACTTTAATTATTGGGGATGAGGCGCATAATTTAGGCGCACCCAAGTTAGAAGAAAGTTTACCGCGAAGTGTTGGGTTGAGGCTGGCTTTATCTGCCACACCAGAGAGGTATTTTGATGATTTTGGTACGCAATCTCTATTTGATTATTTTGGCCCAGTTCTCAAGCCAGAGTTTACTTTGAGGGATGCGATCGCTCAAGGTGCTTTGGTACATTATCTGTATTATCCGGTGTTGGTGGAGTTAACTGAAGCAGAGAGTATTGCCTATTTAAAGCTAACTAAAAGAATTGGGCGATCGCTACTATATCGAGATCGAGAAAATGGCGACGCAGGAAGCTTTGAAGACAATGAAGATTTAAAGCCGTTGTTGATGCAAAGAGCAAGGTTAATTGGTGCGGCGGAAAATAAATTAAATGCTTTGCGGGATTTAATGATTACTCGCCGCGAAACTACTCACACACTTTTTTATTGTAGTGATGGTTCCCAAGATGCTGGACAACGTTCATCTCTACGCCAACTTAAAGCTGTTGCTAAAATTCTCGGAGTGGATTTAGGGTATAAAGTTAGTACCTATACAGCTCAAACAACTTTGCAAGAAAGGGAAATATTGCGCCATCAATTTGAAAGCGGAGAATTGCAAGGTTTAGTGGCAATTCGTTGTTTAGATGAAGGTGTTGATATTCCAGCAATTCAAACTGCGGTGATTTTATCAAGTTCTGGAAATCCTCGCCAATTTATTCAGCGAAGGGGGCGAGTTTTACGTCCTCATCCGGGAAAGGAACGCGCCACTATATTTGACATGATTGTTTTACCCCCAGATTTGGATAGAGAAACTATAGAAGTTGAACGTAATTTGTTGAAAAAAGAATTACGGCGCTTTGTAGAGTTTGCTGATTTAGCTGATAATGCAGGGGAAGCAAGAATGAAGTTACTTGATTTACAAAAGCGCTATGGTTTATTAGATATTTGA
- a CDS encoding AAA family ATPase: MKLTSIKLCNFRSFYGTTPEMLLAGGDVQNTTIIHGNNGSGKTSLLNAFTWVLYEKFSAAFASIEQLVNKRAIAEAQKGQAVECWVEIGWEHEGKRYRVKRACRGYKNEGDFDAGKTQLTMWVGADDGKWNIPTQQPDDIINQILPATLHQYFFFDGERIEEIVRSDKKAEIAEATKIFLGVEVINRSIRHLGDAKKALENELKAIGDSETKQLLRQQEKIERERERITKRQTEIKEELEYQQTFKKETSNRLRELSAAKELQERWQDLESQKTANQEEYKKTKEALKKVISARGYTVLLSETTSQFRGIINDLKQRGELTSGISREFISDLLNSQRCICGAELHEGNHSHTHVSTWLNKAGSSAVEETAIRMIAQVDEIDKQAIGFWEEVDREQTRINQLRQSISQIEGDLDNIQERLRKDANEEISSLQKRLDEIESKIDELNREQGANQQQIAQLTTEIEGLNKQIAKQKLNEDKQTLAQRRIYATQDAIERLTEVRNRQEQQFRLQLEKRVQEIFMEISVTPYIPKISEKYELTLVENTTGIEAPVAASTGENQILSLSFIASIIDKVREWSEKRKMMMIPDSSTFPIVMDSPFGSLDENSRRHIAKTIPQLANQLIVLVTKTQWRGEVEAEMTERIGKEYVLTYYSSKPDCEQDYIELGGERYPLVKQSPNEYEYTEIIAVERNI; the protein is encoded by the coding sequence ATGAAGCTGACTTCAATCAAGCTATGCAACTTTCGCTCCTTTTATGGTACGACACCAGAGATGCTTCTGGCTGGTGGAGATGTTCAAAATACGACGATTATTCATGGCAATAATGGCTCTGGTAAAACCAGTTTACTAAATGCCTTTACGTGGGTATTATATGAGAAATTTAGTGCAGCATTTGCATCAATAGAACAGTTAGTTAATAAGCGTGCGATCGCAGAAGCTCAAAAAGGTCAAGCTGTAGAATGTTGGGTAGAGATTGGCTGGGAACATGAAGGTAAACGTTATCGAGTTAAACGCGCCTGTCGGGGTTATAAAAACGAAGGTGATTTTGACGCTGGCAAAACTCAATTAACCATGTGGGTTGGTGCAGATGATGGCAAATGGAATATACCAACTCAGCAACCAGACGATATAATTAATCAAATTTTACCTGCTACTTTACATCAATATTTTTTCTTTGACGGCGAACGAATTGAAGAAATAGTCCGTTCTGATAAAAAAGCCGAAATTGCCGAAGCTACAAAAATTTTCTTGGGTGTAGAAGTAATCAATCGTTCTATTAGACATTTGGGAGATGCTAAAAAAGCTCTAGAAAATGAATTAAAAGCAATTGGTGATTCTGAAACCAAACAACTATTACGACAGCAAGAAAAAATAGAGCGCGAACGCGAACGCATTACTAAACGGCAAACGGAAATTAAAGAAGAGTTAGAATATCAACAAACTTTTAAAAAAGAGACAAGTAACCGTTTACGAGAACTTAGTGCAGCTAAAGAATTGCAAGAAAGATGGCAAGATTTAGAATCGCAGAAGACGGCGAATCAAGAAGAATATAAAAAAACAAAGGAAGCGCTGAAAAAAGTTATCTCTGCGCGGGGTTATACAGTTTTATTGTCGGAAACTACATCCCAGTTTCGAGGAATTATCAATGATTTGAAACAGCGCGGCGAGTTAACATCAGGAATTTCGCGGGAATTTATCAGTGATTTACTCAATTCTCAGCGCTGTATTTGTGGCGCAGAATTACATGAGGGTAATCATTCTCATACTCATGTAAGTACTTGGTTAAATAAAGCCGGTTCCTCGGCGGTAGAAGAAACTGCAATTCGGATGATAGCTCAAGTAGATGAAATTGATAAGCAAGCAATAGGTTTTTGGGAAGAAGTTGATAGAGAACAAACTAGGATTAATCAGTTAAGGCAAAGCATATCTCAAATTGAAGGCGATTTAGACAATATTCAAGAACGGTTGCGAAAAGATGCTAATGAAGAAATTAGCAGTTTACAAAAACGGCTAGATGAAATTGAAAGTAAAATTGATGAATTGAATCGAGAACAGGGTGCAAATCAACAGCAAATTGCTCAACTCACAACTGAAATTGAAGGTTTGAACAAACAAATCGCTAAACAAAAGCTGAATGAAGATAAGCAAACTTTAGCACAGCGACGAATTTACGCTACTCAAGATGCAATCGAACGATTAACGGAAGTTAGAAATCGTCAAGAGCAACAATTTCGCCTGCAACTAGAAAAGCGAGTACAAGAGATATTTATGGAGATTTCTGTAACTCCATACATTCCTAAAATTAGTGAAAAATATGAACTGACATTAGTAGAAAATACTACAGGTATAGAAGCACCAGTTGCAGCTTCTACCGGAGAAAATCAGATTCTCAGTTTATCCTTTATAGCCAGCATCATTGACAAAGTACGGGAATGGAGTGAGAAGCGAAAAATGATGATGATTCCCGACAGTAGTACTTTCCCAATTGTCATGGATTCACCCTTCGGTAGTTTGGATGAGAATTCGCGGCGACACATTGCGAAGACAATTCCCCAATTAGCGAATCAGTTGATAGTTTTAGTAACTAAAACTCAGTGGCGAGGTGAAGTAGAAGCAGAGATGACAGAGAGAATTGGTAAAGAATATGTGCTTACGTATTATTCTTCTAAGCCGGATTGCGAACAAGATTATATTGAATTGGGTGGAGAAAGATATCCTTTGGTGAAACAAAGTCCGAACGAGTATGAATATACTGAAATTATTGCGGTTGAACGTAATATTTAA
- a CDS encoding Uma2 family endonuclease has translation MVANPDGKYMTPQEYLEWEEHQEIKYEYINGEVFAMTGGTIPHTSIALNLASALKSHLRGSSCRAFMADAKVGVTENGPFHYPDVVVSCDERDRQAIKFLQYPCLIVEVLSPSTEAYDRGRKFIQYRRIKTLQEYVLIDAEKISLDCFRINDKGIWELHPYEEGDEVNLTSVDFNFPISLVYEDVQFPT, from the coding sequence ATGGTTGCGAATCCAGACGGAAAGTATATGACTCCCCAGGAATACCTGGAATGGGAAGAACACCAAGAGATTAAATACGAATATATCAATGGTGAAGTCTTTGCCATGACTGGGGGGACAATTCCTCATACTAGTATTGCCTTAAACTTAGCTTCGGCATTAAAAAGTCACCTCCGAGGAAGTTCTTGTCGGGCTTTTATGGCAGATGCAAAAGTAGGAGTAACTGAGAACGGGCCATTTCACTACCCGGATGTTGTCGTGAGTTGTGATGAAAGAGATAGACAAGCTATTAAATTTCTTCAGTATCCTTGTCTAATTGTCGAAGTTCTCTCCCCCAGTACAGAAGCTTACGACAGAGGTCGTAAATTTATTCAGTACCGCCGTATCAAAACTTTACAAGAATATGTTCTTATTGATGCTGAAAAAATTAGTTTAGATTGCTTTCGTATCAATGACAAAGGGATTTGGGAGTTACATCCTTATGAAGAAGGGGATGAGGTTAATTTAACTAGCGTTGATTTTAACTTTCCGATTTCTTTAGTTTATGAAGATGTTCAGTTTCCAACTTGA
- a CDS encoding type II toxin-antitoxin system RelE/ParE family toxin: MAIEPRPNGVKKLQADDNSYRIRVGDYRVVYEIGDDVLIVTVIKIGHRSDIYKDES, translated from the coding sequence TTGGCAATAGAACCGCGTCCAAACGGGGTAAAAAAATTACAAGCTGATGATAATTCATATCGTATTCGAGTAGGAGATTATCGAGTGGTTTATGAAATAGGTGATGATGTTTTGATAGTAACTGTAATTAAAATAGGACATCGTAGCGATATTTATAAAGATGAAAGTTAG
- a CDS encoding DNA phosphorothioation-associated protein 4 produces MAETGRIRVAKDKAELVKDLTSSNGGTGPFNTFADVIVFAAALGAKHKKRVPLGEISKREPSPIPQEQFIVRGYNTVINLIAIAETQEIKLLSLEEGNNNEKRNYIFEEYANGGLEILQSEIRGAVDYSERILLILSHERFQDNSQEEEFDLSKFLS; encoded by the coding sequence ATGGCGGAAACTGGCAGAATCAGGGTTGCTAAAGATAAGGCTGAGTTAGTAAAAGATTTAACATCTTCAAATGGTGGAACAGGCCCTTTTAATACTTTTGCTGATGTGATTGTGTTTGCAGCAGCTTTGGGTGCAAAGCATAAAAAACGTGTGCCTTTGGGAGAGATTTCTAAAAGGGAACCGTCGCCAATACCCCAAGAACAGTTTATAGTCAGGGGATATAATACAGTAATAAATTTAATAGCAATTGCTGAAACTCAAGAGATTAAACTTTTATCTCTCGAAGAAGGAAACAATAACGAAAAACGTAATTATATTTTTGAAGAATATGCCAATGGTGGACTTGAAATATTACAATCAGAAATCCGGGGCGCAGTAGATTATTCTGAAAGAATTTTATTGATTCTCAGTCATGAAAGGTTTCAAGATAACTCCCAAGAAGAAGAGTTTGATTTAAGCAAATTTCTTTCATAA
- a CDS encoding HNH endonuclease — translation MSKAQQPVHQLSLIYYCECFSNIKVYKSKNKGDALNKPILLLSIIDLITQDLITDNRITISDELIDTFKKYWEVLASSTFKGSDFALPFFHLKNDQGKFWHLRYSSEYDGGRPQTIPKLREDVGYAYLDDELFNFIQDEISKQILIDALISAWLPSEDNTIETFLNINQSFEDVPLQIDKTIESSNLDANPRWRLKKALIRNAFFRKAIISIYDYKCAFCGLKVTKSVTQNIVDGAHIKPFSQFYDSRIHNGIALCKNHHWAFDRGWFAVDEQYKIIVSNHLEEASPHAKPMKNFHGETILLPNTEQHFPEQEALQWHRQNIFQSR, via the coding sequence ATGAGTAAAGCACAACAGCCAGTACATCAGCTAAGTTTAATTTATTACTGTGAATGTTTTTCTAATATTAAGGTGTATAAAAGTAAAAATAAGGGTGATGCTCTTAATAAACCCATATTACTTTTATCTATAATTGACCTAATTACACAAGATTTAATAACAGATAATCGTATTACAATATCAGATGAATTGATTGATACATTCAAGAAGTATTGGGAAGTACTTGCTTCTAGTACTTTTAAGGGAAGTGATTTTGCCCTTCCTTTTTTTCATCTAAAAAATGACCAAGGGAAATTTTGGCATCTTCGTTATAGTTCGGAATATGATGGGGGTCGTCCGCAAACAATTCCCAAACTCAGGGAAGATGTTGGCTATGCATATTTGGATGATGAACTATTTAATTTCATTCAAGATGAAATTTCTAAGCAAATATTAATTGATGCACTTATTTCAGCTTGGCTACCATCTGAAGATAATACGATAGAAACTTTTTTAAACATTAACCAAAGTTTTGAAGATGTACCTTTACAGATAGACAAAACTATTGAGTCTAGTAATTTAGATGCTAATCCTAGATGGAGATTAAAAAAAGCATTAATTAGAAATGCTTTTTTCAGGAAAGCCATTATAAGTATTTATGATTACAAATGTGCTTTTTGTGGACTTAAAGTAACTAAATCTGTAACTCAAAACATCGTTGATGGCGCACATATAAAGCCATTCTCACAATTCTATGATAGTAGAATTCATAATGGAATAGCACTGTGTAAAAACCATCATTGGGCATTTGATCGCGGTTGGTTTGCTGTAGATGAGCAATACAAAATTATAGTTAGTAATCATTTGGAAGAAGCATCTCCCCATGCTAAACCTATGAAAAATTTTCATGGTGAAACAATACTTCTACCAAATACAGAGCAACATTTTCCAGAACAGGAAGCGCTGCAATGGCATCGCCAAAACATATTTCAATCAAGATGA
- a CDS encoding DGQHR domain-containing protein translates to MKDSASDPTADIAREYLERENKEKQVLALLLEKFLGRKDQILVQKTEMGGTEAYVSSVTLEWFAGRVHFASGLPLFQKKYNPETDNVEIDADSIDEIQQRPLDWSRQAPLVQYLAARHNHKFPPVLVVINQPWVDNPKAAEWDSEGRATKSTTDFVPLDKDAKVGLLNISEDDVTIYALDGQHRLMGVQGLMELIKTRKLQRYKKDKGADDSFITVNDLIEKYQVDLAYLQNLPKEKIGIEFICAVAAGETRTEARRRVRSIFVHVNLMAAPLTKGQLTQLNEDDGFAIVARKIAVTHPLLEQRQERNPRVNWNSATVASNSTVLTTLQALQDMSERYLVHKFPHWKPLEKGLIPMRPEDEEIEQGIEEFKKLFDFLASLSSYKILEHEDTPALRRFSFEKDGGEGNMLFRPVAQVALAQALGILVFKKGFSLADIFKKLRKFDQQGGFSGMEYPQSLWYGVLYDPNKKRVQVAGRDLAAKLLVYILGGIQEQMERAELRKALADARTVEDKTISFDGLFVEPKAVGLPAIL, encoded by the coding sequence TGCATCTGACCCCACTGCTGACATCGCTAGAGAATACCTGGAACGGGAAAACAAGGAAAAACAGGTACTAGCTTTACTCCTAGAGAAGTTTTTAGGGAGAAAAGATCAGATTCTCGTTCAAAAAACCGAGATGGGTGGTACTGAGGCTTATGTTAGCTCTGTTACACTGGAATGGTTTGCAGGTCGGGTTCACTTCGCCTCTGGCTTACCTCTGTTTCAAAAAAAGTATAATCCTGAAACTGATAATGTCGAGATTGACGCGGATAGTATTGATGAAATTCAACAGCGTCCCCTTGATTGGTCACGTCAAGCGCCACTAGTGCAGTATTTGGCGGCTCGACACAACCATAAGTTTCCGCCAGTACTAGTAGTAATTAATCAACCGTGGGTAGATAATCCCAAAGCTGCTGAGTGGGATAGTGAAGGACGTGCCACCAAGTCTACTACTGATTTCGTCCCCTTAGATAAAGACGCTAAAGTAGGTCTGCTAAATATTTCTGAGGATGATGTAACTATTTATGCACTAGATGGTCAACACCGATTAATGGGTGTACAGGGGTTGATGGAGTTAATTAAAACTCGCAAACTCCAGCGCTATAAAAAAGATAAAGGTGCTGATGACAGTTTTATTACAGTCAATGATTTGATAGAAAAGTACCAAGTAGACCTTGCTTACTTGCAAAATTTACCCAAAGAGAAAATTGGTATTGAGTTCATCTGTGCGGTAGCGGCTGGGGAAACTCGCACCGAGGCGAGGCGGAGGGTGAGATCGATTTTTGTTCATGTCAACCTGATGGCTGCACCGTTGACTAAAGGTCAGCTAACACAGTTGAATGAAGATGATGGTTTTGCGATCGTTGCTAGAAAAATTGCAGTTACACATCCACTATTAGAACAACGACAAGAGCGCAATCCTCGTGTTAATTGGAATAGTGCAACAGTAGCCTCCAATTCTACAGTTTTGACGACTTTGCAAGCTCTACAAGATATGTCTGAGCGATATTTAGTTCATAAGTTTCCTCACTGGAAACCCTTGGAGAAAGGTCTAATTCCCATGCGTCCAGAGGATGAAGAAATTGAGCAGGGAATTGAGGAATTTAAAAAGCTATTTGATTTTTTGGCTAGTCTTTCTAGTTATAAAATTTTAGAACACGAGGATACACCAGCTTTACGGCGCTTTAGCTTTGAGAAGGATGGAGGTGAAGGAAATATGCTTTTCCGTCCAGTTGCTCAAGTTGCATTAGCGCAAGCTTTGGGAATTTTGGTATTTAAAAAAGGTTTTTCCTTAGCAGATATTTTTAAGAAACTGCGGAAGTTTGACCAGCAAGGTGGTTTTAGTGGTATGGAATATCCCCAATCTCTCTGGTATGGGGTTTTATATGACCCAAATAAAAAGCGTGTACAGGTTGCTGGACGAGATTTGGCGGCGAAGTTATTAGTTTATATCCTGGGTGGAATTCAGGAACAGATGGAACGTGCTGAACTTCGTAAGGCTTTGGCGGATGCTAGGACTGTGGAAGATAAAACTATAAGTTTTGATGGCCTGTTTGTTGAACCGAAAGCGGTAGGACTTCCAGCTATTCTGTAA